Proteins encoded by one window of Culicoides brevitarsis isolate CSIRO-B50_1 chromosome 2, AGI_CSIRO_Cbre_v1, whole genome shotgun sequence:
- the LOC134831415 gene encoding homeobox protein araucan has product MIEVLVNDPRRSNLNIGSSDKIMSSAHFAASFRRSPSIQNSSAPSSPPAGMAITASTTVPQGARSASPISAQTRPGTGPPSSERQTTTIPATSGSAPRPSSAAGAQGAPKCCDNGRLVVDPHTNQTMCSCQYEREAYQKLASMGLPGSAMQLYGAPYPEGMAAYFPGLDQPPFYPNPAAAGLDLKENLAAGAGAPWPGYPPMYDPYGPFGGYPFSNGYVDLNGARRKNATRETTSTLKAWLQEHKKNPYPTKGEKIMLAIITKMTLTQVSTWFANARRRLKKENKMTWEPRNRVEDDDVNLEDDDNKSDDGKDLLDSKDSGTASSEDGDRPSRMDMLDRSHPAHWDGSRNGSGPNSPDIMYDPRHPGHPAHHHLAAHGHPLFHPAALQHLRPPVGTPPDSNHNTTPNTNNKPRIWSLADMASKENSSSKDRSEENPYAQNSSPGKIMSPLARGLPYHPYLTRPEAYRSLYPSAHELAALEQYQRHFLAANGLSSAGLMGKGPFTPLSLTTAPPNHSSSSSNNNNNSPHLLRASSPASSTSSTDREISVSDKPTPLTTHKP; this is encoded by the exons aattcttCAGCTCCTTCGTCGCCTCCCGCTGGAATGGCAATCACAGCATCAACAACAGTACCGCAAGGCGCTCGCAGCGCATCTCCAATAAGTGCCCAAACACGACCCGGCACAGGACCTCCGTCAAGCGAGAGACAAACAACGACAATTCCCGCAACTTCAGGCAGTGCGCCGAGACCTTCATCTGCTGCGGGCGCTCAAGGAGCTCCAAAATGCTGTGATAATGGGCGACTTGTTGTCGATCCACACACAAATCAAACCATGTGTTCGTGTCAATACGAACGCGAAGCGTACCAAAAATTAGCAAGTATGGGATTACCGGGATCTGCAATGCAATTATATGGCGCTCCATATCCAGAAGGCATGGCAGCTTACTTTCCGGGACTCGATCAACCTCCTTTCTATCCAAATCCG gcGGCGGCTGGTTTAGATTTAAAAGAGAATTTAGCAGCAGGTGCAGGCGCACCATGGCCTGGATATCCTCCAATGTACGATCCATACGGCCCGTTTGGAGGTTATCCATTTAGTAATGG ATATGTTGATCTAAATGGAGCTCGGCGGAAAAATGCAACACGAGAAACGACAAGTACACTAAAAGCTTGGCTTCAGGAACACAAGAAAAATCCGTATCCAACAAAGGGAGAGAAAATTATGCTCGCAATAATCACAAAAATGACATTAACGCAAGTATCGACGTGGTTCGCGAATGCTCGGAGACGATTgaagaaggaaaataaaatgacatgGGAGCCGAGAAATCGCGTGGAAGATGATGATGTCAATCTAGAAGATGACGATAACAAAAGTGACGACGGAAAAGATTTACTtg ATTCCAAAGACTCCGGCACAGCATCAAGCGAAGATGGCGATCGACCATCCCGCATGGATATGCTCGATCGTTCGCATCCCGCACATTGGGATGGTTCTCGTAACGGAAGCGGGCCCAATTCGCCCGATATTATGTACGATCCTCGTCATCCGGGGCATCCAGCGCACCATCATCTCGCTGCGCATGGTCATCCATTGTTTCACCCCGCCGCCTTGCAACATTTACGCCCTCCCGTTGGCACGCCGCCCGACAGCAATCACAATACAACGCCAAACACAAACAATAAGCCACGAATTTGGTCGCTTGCCGATATGGCGAGCAAAGAAAACTCAAGTAGTAAAGATCGCAGCGAAGAGAATCCGTATGCACAAAATTCGTCGCCGGGTAAGATTATGTCGCCGCTTGCACGAGGACTTCCATACCATCCGTATCTGACGAGGCCCGAAGCGTATCGGAGTTTGTATCCGAGTGCGCATGAACTTGCTGCCTTGGAACAATATCAGAGACACTTTCTCGCCGCAAACGGATTATCGAGTGCGGGTTTAATGGGAAAAGGACCTTTTACGCCGTTGAGCTTAACGACAGCGCCTCCAAATCACAGTAGTTCAAGtagcaataataacaataacagtCCCCATCTGCTGAGAGCTTCATCGCCTGCGTCGAGCACATCGTCGACAGATCGCGAAATTAGTGTTAGCGACAAACCCACTCCGCTTACGACACATAAACCTTGA